CGTCGGCCGCGCTCCCAGCATCCGGAGCGTCGGCCGCCTGCGTGGCATCCGGTGCGGTCGGCGCGCCGTGCGTACCCGCCGCGCGCTCGCGGATGCCGACGACCGTGGTCAGGGCGCGTATCTCGGCTCCGGCCCGTTCCGCGAGGTAGAGGTAGTTCTCGTTGAGGGTGTTCTTCGCGCCCCGGCGGCAGCCGGTCATGCACTCCCCGCACTCCACACACGCCCGCCGCTGCGGCCCCGCACCGCCGAAGTACGGATCCGGCACCGTCTCCCCGGCGCCCGCCCGCGCGCCGCCCCCGTCCGCGTCCTGGCCGTCGCCGAAGAAGACCCCCACCGGCGCCGGATGGAAACTGTCCCCGTACCCCATCCGTTCGGCCGCCGCCTTCAGATGCACGTCCGAAGGCGTCATCGTCGGGTTCAGCCGCACCCCCAGCATCCGCCGCGCCTGGTCGTAGAAGGGCGCCAGCTCCGACTGCCAGTCGGTGATGTGCCCCCACTGCCGGTCCTCGAAGAACGGACGCGGCGGCACATACAGCGTGTTCGCGTAGTTCAGCGAACCCCCGCCCACCCCCGCGCCCGCCAGGATCATGACATTCGCCAGCAGGTGGATCCGCTGAATCCCGTACAGACCCAGCGACGGCGCCCACAGGAAGTTCTTCAGGTCCCAGGAGTTCTTCGGCAGCTCCTCACGCGTGAAGCGCCGCCCCGCCTCCAGCACACAGACCCGATAGCCCTTCTCCGACAGCCGCAGCGCCGAGACCGCGCCGCCGAAGCCCGACCCCACCACCAGCACGTCATAGTCGAAAGGGTCGTCGGAACCTGAATCCGCCTGCTTCCGGGCAGGGTTGGGCAGGGACATGGCGACCTCCGGTTCGGCGTTGAACAGTGCGGAAGTTGAACAGTGCGGAAGAAGTGCGGTGTCGGGGCAGCGCGCCGGGCCCGCGCGCTCAGCGCAGACGCAGCGTCTTGAGTGCCTTGAGGGAGCGGGACATGAAGGCGGCGTACTTCTCGTCGTCCATCCCCAGCGACGGCGCCATGGGCAGCACCCGCTGGTGGGCGACGGTCTGCGGCTCGGTGTACTTCAAGATGCCCTCGGAGCCGTGCCGACGGCCCAGGCCCGAGTCCCCCATGCCGCCCATCGGGGCCTGCGCGCTGCCGTAGGCGGAGGCGTAGCCCTCGTTGATGTTGACCGTGCCGGTGCGCAGCCGGGCCGCGACCTCCCGCGCCTGCCTGCCGTTGGTGCCCCACACGCTGGAGTTGAGGCCGTAGGGCGAGGCGTTGGCCAGCTCGACCGCCTCGTCCACGTCCGAGAAGCGGTAGACGGACACGACCGGCCCGAAGGTCTCCTCGCCGCAGACGGCCATCGGCGTCTCTACGCCCTCCAGCACGGTGGGCTCGTAGAAGAGCGGCCCGATGTCCGGGCGCGGACAGCCGCCGGTGAGCACCGTGGCGCCCTTGGCGACGGCGTCCTCGACATGCCGGGTGACGGTGTCCAGCTGGCGCTGGGAGACCAGCGAGCCCATGTCGGCGCCGTAGGCGAGCGAGGCGCCCAGCCGCATGGCGCGGGTACGGGCCACGAAGCGCTCCAGGAAGGCGTCGGCCACCGACTCGTGAACGTAGAGCCGCTCGATGGAGATGCACAGCTGCCCGGCGGAGGAGAAGGCCCCGCGTACGGCGCCCGCCGCCGCCTTGTCGAGGTCGGCGTCCGGGAGGACGAGCATCGCGTTCTTGCCGCCCAGCTCCAGCGAGCACCCCACCAGCCGGGCGGCGGCACGCTGGGCGACCTCGCGGCCGGTGCGGGTGGAGCCGGTGAAGGAGACGTAGTCGCCCCGGTCGGCCACCTCGGGGCCGACCACGGGACCGTCGCCGAGGACGACCTGCCACACGTTCTCGGGCAGCCCCGCCTCGACCATCAGCCGCCGGGCCCACAGCGCGGTCAGCGCCGTCTCGGTGTCCGGCTTCATCACCACCGCGTTGCCGGCGACGAAGGCGGGCAGCGCGTCTCCCACCGACAGCTCGAACGGGTAGTTCCAGGGCGCGATCTGCCCGACGACGCCGCGCGGGTGGCGCAGCTCGATGACCTTGGTCAGCACCGGGATGGCGCCCGTGTGGCGCTTGGGGCGCAGATACGAGGCGGCCTTGCGGCCGTAGTGGCGGGCGGCGACGGCGACCGCCTGCACCTCCTCGTGGGCGTGGAGGCGGGCCTTGCCGGTCTCCAGCTGGATGAGGTCGAGGACCTCCGACTGGCGGCTGAGCACCAGGTCGTGGAAGCGCAGCAGCACGGCAGCCCGCTGACGGACGGGGGTGGCGGCCCAGGCACGCTGGGCGGCGCGCGCCGTCTCGAAGGCCGACGCGACATCCTCCGGTGCGGACTCGGGCAGCTCGGCCAGCACCTCCCCGGTGAAGGGGGTGTGGCTGCTGGTCTTGCCGCTTCCCGTGACGCCCCGGGAGAGCGAGGCGACGAGGGACGGGGTGACCACGTCCGCCGCCGTGCGTACCCCCGAGGGCGCGGGGGCGACGGGGTTGCCGGAGGGGCGGCGGGTGCGGCCCGTCTCGTGCGTGGTGGCGGAGTCCGCCTCCTGCCCGGTGGCAGGGCCCGTCTCCGGGGCGGTGGCGGGGCCGGTGCTGTCCTGCGAGTCCGTCATGCGACCGAGAGTACGACTCCGGGCGCGGGCCCGCATACCCAGCGGTAACCCCTTTTCACGGAATCTGCCAGCAATCACTGGCAGAGCCGCGCCGCCCCCCTCCGGGACCCCCGACGCCCGTCAGAGGTCGTTGATCTTGAGGGACTTCGCCGCTTCATGACG
This sequence is a window from Streptomyces sp. NBC_01775. Protein-coding genes within it:
- a CDS encoding succinic semialdehyde dehydrogenase; translation: MTDSQDSTGPATAPETGPATGQEADSATTHETGRTRRPSGNPVAPAPSGVRTAADVVTPSLVASLSRGVTGSGKTSSHTPFTGEVLAELPESAPEDVASAFETARAAQRAWAATPVRQRAAVLLRFHDLVLSRQSEVLDLIQLETGKARLHAHEEVQAVAVAARHYGRKAASYLRPKRHTGAIPVLTKVIELRHPRGVVGQIAPWNYPFELSVGDALPAFVAGNAVVMKPDTETALTALWARRLMVEAGLPENVWQVVLGDGPVVGPEVADRGDYVSFTGSTRTGREVAQRAAARLVGCSLELGGKNAMLVLPDADLDKAAAGAVRGAFSSAGQLCISIERLYVHESVADAFLERFVARTRAMRLGASLAYGADMGSLVSQRQLDTVTRHVEDAVAKGATVLTGGCPRPDIGPLFYEPTVLEGVETPMAVCGEETFGPVVSVYRFSDVDEAVELANASPYGLNSSVWGTNGRQAREVAARLRTGTVNINEGYASAYGSAQAPMGGMGDSGLGRRHGSEGILKYTEPQTVAHQRVLPMAPSLGMDDEKYAAFMSRSLKALKTLRLR